The following DNA comes from Enterocloster bolteae.
TCCTTGTCAGAACCTTTTGCCGGGATATCATAACGATCATGGAAAACCAGGATGGCATACTCCCTCTCTGCACGGTAATGCTCCATAATAACATCATAAAATGTATCCATCAGGGCATCATTTTTCAGGCCGCATTCATTCATGGCCATGAGAAGCTGCCACATACTTCCTGGTTTCCGCGCACCTTGAGGATATTCGTACTTTTTCAGGTTCACATTCGTGGCTGCAAAGGGGATTTCCTTAGCCAGCTTCAGTTTCTTTGTCCGTTCTGATGCCGATAATTTAAGAAAATTAATATTAAAACTCCCATCAAAATCCCCATCCCTGTCAACATAACATCCTGCAATTCTGGTAAAGGAGGTGCGGGAAAGGGTCATCCGTCTTGTAAGCTCCAGCATGTCTTCTCTGTTTATCATAATCTGTCCGTTGCTTTCCTGTCTTTTCTGTCATTCATAAACAGATTGTACCATATACTTCATGGTCCAACAACATATTAAAATTGTATTCAGTTAAATTATATACAGGTAGGTGCGCCATATGGCGAATGAAATGATAAAAGAAACAGAGCAGGTAATAGACCAGGAAATTGTCATGGCATTGTCTATTGACCGTGTCATGGGCCTTCTGCTGATTGGAGTGACCATGTTAATCATTTTTCGGGCTGTATTGATAGCCAGGAATGCTTCTCTCCTCCATCCGCAGAAGAGCTATCCCCAGAACTGCCAATAGTGATTGGGTAATGGGAACAGACAGCCATACGCCCTCTAGCTTCATGACAGGAGGCAGTCCAAGGGTCAGAAGGAAGAATAAAAGTACTGGTTCACCATAGACCAAAAGGTAGGAAAACAAGTTCTGTTTTGTTGCATAAAAGTAGGATGTGGTGGTCCTGCAAAAGGCAATAAAGAGGAAACCGGCAGTAAAAACCGGCATACTTTCAGCCACAATCGGGAATGCAGCGGAGGATGCGCCGAAAAAGCCGGAAACAGCACTCCTCAAAAGGCAGAGAATTCCCATATTGGCCAGAGCAGTAACGGCGGCAAACAAATATGCCATGTTCCGCACGGTTCTGGCCTGCTTTGGTTTTCCGATTCCAAGGTAAAAGCTCATGAGAGGCTGGCTTCCATCTC
Coding sequences within:
- a CDS encoding DUF4317 family protein, which codes for MINREDMLELTRRMTLSRTSFTRIAGCYVDRDGDFDGSFNINFLKLSASERTKKLKLAKEIPFAATNVNLKKYEYPQGARKPGSMWQLLMAMNECGLKNDALMDTFYDVIMEHYRAEREYAILVFHDRYDIPAKGSDKERQWESEEVFEYMICAVCPLSGEYEPDKPVCGFLFPAFTDRSGDLNHIDVFQADAGKPHNEILKLLEII